Proteins found in one Panicum hallii strain FIL2 chromosome 4, PHallii_v3.1, whole genome shotgun sequence genomic segment:
- the LOC112888744 gene encoding 4-hydroxy-tetrahydrodipicolinate synthase 1, chloroplastic-like isoform X1: protein MAHQMLLGTLRTNVLTDPTRATGGRAASPRSSARIGRGKIALAAISDDYLPMRSTESKNRTSKGDITSLRLITAVKTPYLPDGRFDLEAYDYLINMQIEGGAEGVIVGGTTGEGHLMSWDEHIMLIGHTVNCFGTRIKVIGNTGSNSTGEAVHATEQGFAVGMHAALHINPYYGKTSTEGMIAHFKAVLPMGPTIIYNAPSRTGQDIPPPVIEALSSHPNIAGVKECVGHERVKCYTDKGISVWSGNDDECHDSRWKYGAIGVISVTSNLVPGLMHSLMHEGENATLNEKLLPLIKWLFCEPNPIPLDTALAQLGVARPVLRLPYKALPLEKRVEFVRIVDAIGREHFIGNREARVLDDEDFVSICR from the exons ATGGCTCACCAGATGCTCCTCGGTACCCTGCGCACCAACGTGCTCACCGATCCCACCCGCGCCACCGGCGGCCGCGCAGCGTCCCCAAGGTCGTCCGCAAG AATAGGCAGAGGGAAAATTGCACTGGCAGCCATCTCAGACGATTATCTTCCGATGCGAAGTACTGAATCGAAAAATCG GACATCAAAAGGTGACATCACAAGCCTCAGACTAATCACAGCAGTCAAAACACCTTATTTACCAGATGGGAGATTTGATCTCGAAGCATATGATTATTTGATCAATATGCAGATAGAGGGTGGTGCTGAAGGTGTAATAGTTGGAGGAACAACAGGAGAGGGTCACCTTATGAGCTGGGATGAGCACATCATGCTCATTGGGCATACTGTCAACTGCTTCGGCACTAGAATTAAAGTGATAGGCAACACAGGAAGTAACTCAACTGGAGAGGCTGTTCATGCGACAGAGCAGGGATTTGCCGTCGGCATGCATGCAGCTCTTCACATTAATCCTTACTATGGGAAGACTTCAACTGAAGGAATGATCGCTCATTTCAAGGCTGTCCTCCCTATGGGTCCAACCATCATTTACAATGCTCCATCAAGGACTGGACAGGATATCCCGCCTCCAGTTATTGAAGCACTTTCAAGTCATCCAAACATAGCAGGTGTGAAAGAATGCGTCGGACATGAGAGGGTCAAGTGCTACACGGACAAAGGTATTTCAGTATGGAGTGGCAATGATGATGAATGCCATGATTCAAGGTGGAAATATGGCGCCATTGGAGTTATCTCTGTGACTAGCAACCTTGTTCCTGGTCTCATGCACAGTCTCATGCATGAAGGGGAGAACGCGACCCTAAATGAGAAACTGTTGCCTCTGATAAAATGGTTATTTTGCGAACCAAATCCGATTCCTCTGGACACTGCTCTGGCTCAGCTCGGGGTTGCAAGGCCTGTTTTGAGATTGCCATACAAGGCTCTTCCTCTTGAGAAGAGGGTTGAGTTTGTCCGGATTGTTGATGCTATTGGACGGGAACACTTTATTGGAAATAGAGAGGCAAGGGTTCTCGATGATGAGGATTTCGTCTCGATCTGTCGGTAA
- the LOC112888744 gene encoding 4-hydroxy-tetrahydrodipicolinate synthase 1, chloroplastic-like isoform X2 codes for MSTGRRDAQRFPQQNRGIRHSGHQKIEGGAEGVIVGGTTGEGHLMSWDEHIMLIGHTVNCFGTRIKVIGNTGSNSTGEAVHATEQGFAVGMHAALHINPYYGKTSTEGMIAHFKAVLPMGPTIIYNAPSRTGQDIPPPVIEALSSHPNIAGVKECVGHERVKCYTDKGISVWSGNDDECHDSRWKYGAIGVISVTSNLVPGLMHSLMHEGENATLNEKLLPLIKWLFCEPNPIPLDTALAQLGVARPVLRLPYKALPLEKRVEFVRIVDAIGREHFIGNREARVLDDEDFVSICR; via the exons ATGAGCACTGGAAGAAGAGATGCTCAGAGGTTTCCTCAACAGAACCGTGGCATAAGACACAGTG GACATCAAAAG ATAGAGGGTGGTGCTGAAGGTGTAATAGTTGGAGGAACAACAGGAGAGGGTCACCTTATGAGCTGGGATGAGCACATCATGCTCATTGGGCATACTGTCAACTGCTTCGGCACTAGAATTAAAGTGATAGGCAACACAGGAAGTAACTCAACTGGAGAGGCTGTTCATGCGACAGAGCAGGGATTTGCCGTCGGCATGCATGCAGCTCTTCACATTAATCCTTACTATGGGAAGACTTCAACTGAAGGAATGATCGCTCATTTCAAGGCTGTCCTCCCTATGGGTCCAACCATCATTTACAATGCTCCATCAAGGACTGGACAGGATATCCCGCCTCCAGTTATTGAAGCACTTTCAAGTCATCCAAACATAGCAGGTGTGAAAGAATGCGTCGGACATGAGAGGGTCAAGTGCTACACGGACAAAGGTATTTCAGTATGGAGTGGCAATGATGATGAATGCCATGATTCAAGGTGGAAATATGGCGCCATTGGAGTTATCTCTGTGACTAGCAACCTTGTTCCTGGTCTCATGCACAGTCTCATGCATGAAGGGGAGAACGCGACCCTAAATGAGAAACTGTTGCCTCTGATAAAATGGTTATTTTGCGAACCAAATCCGATTCCTCTGGACACTGCTCTGGCTCAGCTCGGGGTTGCAAGGCCTGTTTTGAGATTGCCATACAAGGCTCTTCCTCTTGAGAAGAGGGTTGAGTTTGTCCGGATTGTTGATGCTATTGGACGGGAACACTTTATTGGAAATAGAGAGGCAAGGGTTCTCGATGATGAGGATTTCGTCTCGATCTGTCGGTAA